Proteins co-encoded in one Vibrio aquimaris genomic window:
- a CDS encoding MFS transporter has product MPHKQTSLLGKRRFLPYFITQFFGAFNDNIFKNVLLLFVAFAGADALPISSDLFINLAAGLFILPFFLFSASAGVLADKYEKSWFIRKVKLVEIGIMCLGAIGFITESYIILLILLFLMGTQSAFFGPVKYALLPQQLKTKELVPGNALVETGTFLAILLGTLGAGVIASAEGAKYIAAAGVVVFALLGYMASCAIPTAAPSAPDLKFRWQPIKQLRNTLAIAKSDRSVFQALMAISWFWFLGAAYLTQFPNFTKTYLNGSESAVSFLLALFSVGIALGSLACDKLSNHRIELGIVPLGSIGISVFGLSMALSVPNQLPEMLTFSAFISYSPLWPVFASLLMLGISGGIFIVPLYAFMQHRAKVNQRAQVIAALNIYNSLFMVGSAVLGIICLTVIGMSIPTLFLLLAAMNICVAIALLLRLPVRTVRFMTWAVTHTMYRVKHKNLHHIPEKGGALIVCNHVSYMDALLLSAVCPRLIRFVMEEEYANLPLLRRFLKRAAVIPISASSRNSIRDAFRETEQALKQGELVCVFPEGKLTNTGDMNEFMRGMDIILHRSPVPVIPMALKGLWGSYFSRYKGKACQGFPSRFWSKLEVEAGPAVEPSDATSERMHAEVSKLRGDWE; this is encoded by the coding sequence ATGCCACATAAGCAAACGTCGCTGTTAGGAAAAAGGCGATTTCTTCCTTACTTTATCACTCAGTTTTTCGGCGCATTCAACGACAACATTTTCAAAAATGTCTTGTTGCTATTTGTTGCTTTCGCAGGCGCTGATGCCCTTCCCATATCCAGTGATCTTTTTATCAATCTAGCTGCTGGGCTATTTATCCTGCCTTTTTTCCTGTTTTCTGCATCCGCTGGCGTGTTAGCCGATAAATATGAAAAGTCTTGGTTCATTCGTAAAGTAAAGCTGGTCGAAATTGGCATAATGTGTCTTGGCGCAATTGGCTTTATTACGGAAAGCTATATTATCCTTCTTATTTTGCTGTTTTTAATGGGCACTCAATCGGCCTTTTTTGGACCAGTCAAATACGCTCTCTTACCCCAGCAATTAAAAACCAAAGAGCTAGTACCTGGCAACGCGCTCGTAGAGACGGGGACTTTCCTAGCCATCTTACTTGGAACTTTGGGAGCTGGCGTTATCGCATCGGCGGAAGGAGCGAAGTATATTGCTGCCGCTGGGGTCGTTGTTTTCGCTTTACTGGGATACATGGCAAGCTGCGCAATTCCCACCGCAGCGCCAAGTGCTCCTGATCTTAAGTTTCGCTGGCAGCCAATTAAACAACTTCGTAATACTCTTGCCATAGCCAAATCTGATCGGTCTGTTTTTCAAGCTTTGATGGCAATCAGTTGGTTTTGGTTTCTAGGTGCAGCCTACCTCACTCAGTTTCCCAATTTTACTAAAACCTACCTCAATGGTAGCGAAAGCGCAGTGTCCTTTCTTTTAGCCCTTTTTTCAGTCGGGATCGCTCTGGGATCGCTCGCTTGCGATAAACTATCTAATCATCGCATTGAACTGGGTATCGTGCCTTTAGGCAGCATAGGTATTTCTGTCTTTGGGTTGAGCATGGCACTGTCGGTGCCAAACCAACTCCCTGAAATGCTGACTTTCAGTGCCTTTATTTCTTATTCCCCCTTATGGCCAGTGTTTGCTTCACTGCTTATGCTAGGTATCTCGGGCGGCATTTTTATTGTCCCTCTCTATGCGTTTATGCAGCACCGAGCAAAGGTTAATCAGCGCGCACAAGTTATCGCTGCGCTTAACATCTACAACTCGCTCTTTATGGTTGGCAGTGCCGTATTGGGTATTATTTGTCTCACCGTCATTGGAATGAGTATTCCCACGCTTTTCTTGCTTTTAGCAGCCATGAATATCTGTGTCGCTATCGCCTTGTTGCTTAGACTTCCTGTACGCACAGTCCGTTTTATGACTTGGGCTGTAACACATACTATGTATCGCGTTAAGCATAAAAACCTACATCACATACCAGAAAAAGGCGGCGCGCTCATTGTATGTAACCACGTCAGCTACATGGATGCCCTGCTCCTCAGTGCTGTATGTCCCAGATTAATTCGCTTTGTGATGGAAGAGGAATATGCCAATCTACCGCTTCTGCGCCGGTTCCTAAAAAGAGCGGCGGTAATACCCATATCAGCGTCTAGCCGCAATTCAATACGTGATGCATTTCGTGAGACTGAGCAGGCTCTCAAACAAGGAGAACTAGTATGTGTTTTTCCTGAGGGCAAATTGACAAACACAGGAGATATGAATGAATTTATGCGTGGGATGGACATTATCCTACATAGAAGCCCAGTACCTGTTATTCCGATGGCACTAAAAGGGTTATGGGGTAGCTACTTCAGCCGCTACAAAGGAAAGGCTTGTCAGGGTTTTCCCTCTCGATTTTGGTCAAAATTGGAGGTTGAAGCTGGACCTGCTGTTGAGCCAAGCGATGCAACCTCTGAGCGCATGCATGCCGAAGTTTCTAAGCTACGAGGAGACTGGGAGTAG
- a CDS encoding YeiH family protein, whose amino-acid sequence MNQIKNQLVFWLALIACLTPFVTSPTALIIGFLLATLGLVPHEFNLAKITKKLLAYSIVGLGFGIHFNDALAVTSDGIGLIVATIVGTLLIGWWTAKAFKLDKKTGYLICSGTAICGGSAIAAVAPAIKANDGQIGLSLATVFVLNSLALFIFPVIGHAVGLDQHTFGTWAAIAIHDTSSVVGAASAYGEEALTTATTLKLARALWIIPVALFSAFLFRSDSRKITIPYFILFYCLAIAVSDLLPQFEFVYQTVFDIAKKALVICLFLIGCGISVEKLKSAGPKPLVFGVTLWIGISCSSLAWLLLT is encoded by the coding sequence ATGAACCAAATAAAAAACCAACTTGTATTCTGGCTTGCCTTAATTGCTTGTCTGACTCCTTTTGTTACGTCACCAACTGCACTTATTATCGGCTTTTTGCTTGCAACACTAGGCTTAGTACCTCACGAGTTTAACCTCGCTAAGATCACTAAAAAGTTGCTCGCATATTCTATTGTCGGTTTGGGCTTTGGTATTCATTTTAATGATGCGTTGGCCGTAACTTCTGATGGTATTGGTTTGATCGTCGCAACCATTGTCGGAACGCTTCTCATCGGCTGGTGGACAGCAAAAGCATTTAAGCTAGATAAAAAAACTGGCTATTTGATTTGTTCTGGTACCGCAATTTGTGGTGGTAGCGCCATAGCAGCCGTCGCACCAGCTATAAAAGCCAATGACGGGCAAATCGGCTTATCTCTGGCGACTGTGTTTGTGCTCAACTCACTAGCTCTGTTTATCTTTCCTGTTATTGGCCATGCCGTTGGTCTTGACCAACATACCTTTGGAACATGGGCTGCCATTGCTATCCACGATACCTCATCTGTGGTGGGAGCCGCCTCCGCCTATGGGGAAGAAGCATTAACAACAGCCACAACACTCAAGCTCGCTCGTGCACTATGGATCATTCCGGTCGCATTGTTCAGCGCTTTTCTGTTTCGTAGTGACTCTAGAAAAATCACCATTCCCTACTTCATCTTGTTTTATTGCCTAGCCATTGCCGTTAGTGATCTTCTCCCTCAATTTGAATTCGTTTATCAGACCGTATTTGATATTGCCAAAAAGGCACTAGTCATTTGCCTATTCTTGATTGGCTGTGGTATTTCAGTGGAGAAGCTTAAATCAGCCGGACCTAAACCTCTGGTGTTTGGTGTGACGTTATGGATCGGGATCTCATGTAGTTCACTGGCTTGGCTTTTGCTGACTTAA
- the phnR gene encoding phosphonate utilization transcriptional regulator PhnR gives MQYVKIKDSIVEQIDTGMLSPRQKLPSERKLAESFDTTRVTLREALSLLEAEGRIYREDRRGWFISPRPLRYDPTQSPSFSDIAQAQDRSPATELVTAKSIMANKQATSLLHLPPFSDVYHVERVHYLEKRPVVYVTHYINPTYVPNILDYDLTHSLTKIYRDHFSVVYKRSHYRISTSTLLGEVALALRATSGTPAMVIERTNYNQDGDMIDCQIEYWRHDAIKIESVAALV, from the coding sequence ATGCAATACGTTAAAATAAAAGACTCGATTGTTGAACAAATTGACACTGGCATGCTCTCTCCGCGCCAAAAACTGCCGTCAGAGCGAAAGCTTGCAGAATCATTTGATACAACTCGCGTCACCCTGAGAGAGGCTTTATCGCTTCTCGAAGCTGAGGGGAGGATTTATCGTGAGGACAGAAGGGGTTGGTTTATATCACCACGGCCACTGCGCTACGACCCAACTCAAAGCCCAAGCTTTTCAGATATCGCCCAGGCCCAAGACCGTTCGCCAGCAACTGAGTTAGTGACAGCGAAAAGTATAATGGCCAATAAACAAGCCACAAGCTTATTACACCTGCCACCTTTCTCGGATGTTTATCATGTAGAACGTGTACATTATTTGGAAAAACGCCCCGTTGTTTATGTGACCCACTATATCAACCCAACCTATGTTCCAAATATTTTGGACTACGACTTAACACATTCGCTAACCAAGATTTATCGAGATCACTTCAGTGTCGTCTATAAAAGAAGTCATTACCGCATTTCAACTAGCACATTGCTCGGAGAAGTAGCGCTAGCGTTACGCGCAACCTCAGGTACTCCAGCTATGGTCATTGAACGAACCAATTACAACCAAGACGGTGATATGATCGACTGTCAGATAGAATATTGGAGGCACGATGCGATTAAGATTGAATCTGTCGCCGCTCTCGTCTAA
- the menE gene encoding o-succinylbenzoate--CoA ligase, with product MANRSLVKEWAQSRPSSVALKSEGKDYTWSEVDDLVDSVAASLFSQGIKSADVLTCVGKNSLEILLAYLACMELGAICALVMPQTRADFDTKLKTLYPSEVPAKVCSMDPNLSEVGSFRIDSQAFSSENFAREYDQDRPASIIFTSGSTGKPKAVVHTSRQHFYSASGLIDTLRFTKDDTWLLSLPMYHVSGLAIVYRWLYSGAALKLASGELTSDLIGVTHASFVPIQLQRALENKAVQGLSHVLLGGSHIPLSLCQEASRLGVETWVGYGMTEAASTVTAKKVDGSNGVGQVLKHRHVKLKCQRIYISGETLASGYYQQGDIIPITNDAWFDTKDLGLWQNDELNVIGRADNLFVSGGENIHCEEIEAVLNQVPTVIQAIVVPIEDKEYGHRPVAVIKSDKGINIADIEQYLSRELIKFKWPIAYYDMPENLQSHGIKISRLVVNQWVWRQANN from the coding sequence GTGGCTAATCGCTCTCTTGTTAAGGAATGGGCTCAGTCACGTCCTTCCTCTGTCGCCTTAAAGTCGGAAGGTAAAGATTATACATGGTCTGAAGTTGATGACTTAGTGGACAGTGTTGCTGCGAGCTTATTTAGTCAAGGTATTAAATCTGCAGATGTGCTGACGTGCGTGGGGAAAAACAGCTTAGAAATATTGCTGGCTTATTTGGCGTGTATGGAGCTAGGGGCAATCTGTGCTCTGGTTATGCCGCAAACAAGAGCAGACTTTGATACCAAGTTGAAAACTCTATATCCAAGCGAAGTACCAGCAAAAGTTTGCAGTATGGATCCTAATTTGTCAGAGGTGGGGTCATTTCGTATTGACTCACAAGCCTTCTCTTCTGAGAACTTTGCGCGAGAGTATGATCAAGACAGACCAGCGTCGATAATATTTACGTCAGGATCAACTGGCAAACCCAAAGCGGTTGTCCACACGTCTCGTCAGCATTTTTATTCCGCGTCAGGTTTAATCGATACATTGCGATTTACCAAGGATGACACTTGGTTACTCAGTCTACCCATGTATCATGTGTCTGGATTGGCTATCGTTTATCGCTGGTTATACAGTGGAGCGGCTTTAAAGCTCGCTAGTGGAGAATTAACAAGCGATCTGATTGGGGTGACACACGCTTCTTTTGTTCCAATCCAGCTGCAAAGAGCATTGGAAAATAAAGCAGTGCAAGGACTTTCCCATGTGCTTCTTGGAGGCAGCCACATACCATTATCTTTGTGTCAGGAAGCATCGCGGTTAGGTGTTGAAACTTGGGTTGGATACGGAATGACAGAAGCGGCATCAACGGTGACAGCGAAGAAAGTTGATGGCAGTAATGGTGTCGGTCAAGTACTTAAACATCGCCATGTAAAGCTAAAATGCCAGCGGATTTATATTTCAGGCGAAACGCTAGCTAGCGGATATTATCAGCAAGGTGACATTATCCCTATTACTAATGACGCTTGGTTTGATACTAAAGATTTAGGGTTGTGGCAAAACGATGAGCTGAATGTTATCGGTAGGGCAGATAACCTCTTTGTATCGGGTGGTGAAAACATACACTGTGAAGAAATTGAAGCGGTATTAAATCAAGTTCCTACCGTTATTCAAGCGATCGTAGTGCCTATTGAAGATAAAGAATACGGCCATAGACCAGTTGCTGTTATTAAAAGTGATAAGGGTATAAATATCGCCGATATTGAACAGTATCTCAGCCGAGAATTAATTAAGTTCAAGTGGCCAATTGCCTATTATGACATGCCGGAAAACCTCCAAAGTCATGGTATTAAGATCTCACGGTTGGTGGTGAATCAATGGGTGTGGCGGCAGGCTAATAACTGA
- the menC gene encoding o-succinylbenzoate synthase encodes MRTAKLFRYQLSMDSGVVLREQRLTEREGFVVVLEMDGKTGLGEVAPLPGFSHESIEDVYPQLVEKLTFWKNGQRFDYKSLHPSVAFGLSMAQLELDKCLPEEGCYQAAPLCSGDPDDLLHRLSTMTGQKVAKVKVGLYEPIRDGLIVSLLLESIPDLTLRLDANRAWTAEQAQLFAKKVAPSLRQRIAFVEEPCEAPGDSFSFAINTGIAIAWDETLQHAVRKPDFKLQDFDGAKAIIIKPTLLGSVQDCIALIEAAKALSIKPIISSSIESTIGLTQLARLSQWLLPDEVPGLDTVGLFAEQLEVSWPGCDLPISKLEQHQLVWQV; translated from the coding sequence ATGAGAACAGCCAAACTTTTTCGCTATCAGCTGTCGATGGACAGTGGTGTGGTACTGAGAGAGCAGAGACTCACGGAAAGAGAGGGCTTTGTGGTTGTGCTGGAAATGGATGGAAAAACCGGTTTGGGAGAAGTTGCTCCTTTACCGGGTTTTAGCCACGAAAGCATTGAGGATGTTTATCCACAATTAGTAGAGAAGTTAACGTTTTGGAAAAATGGTCAGAGGTTTGATTATAAATCTTTGCATCCATCGGTCGCTTTTGGTCTATCTATGGCGCAGCTAGAATTGGACAAGTGTTTGCCTGAAGAAGGCTGTTATCAGGCAGCGCCTTTGTGTTCGGGTGACCCTGATGATCTATTGCACAGGTTAAGTACTATGACAGGGCAGAAAGTTGCCAAAGTGAAAGTGGGTCTGTATGAGCCGATCCGTGATGGATTGATTGTGAGTTTATTGCTGGAATCTATTCCCGATCTTACTTTGCGGTTAGATGCTAATCGCGCGTGGACGGCGGAACAAGCTCAGCTGTTTGCCAAAAAAGTCGCGCCGTCTCTTCGTCAACGAATCGCTTTTGTTGAAGAGCCATGTGAAGCACCGGGAGATAGCTTTTCGTTTGCGATTAATACTGGAATAGCTATTGCGTGGGATGAAACACTTCAACATGCGGTGCGCAAGCCTGATTTTAAACTCCAAGATTTTGATGGGGCTAAGGCTATCATTATCAAGCCAACACTCCTTGGTTCAGTGCAAGATTGTATTGCCTTGATAGAAGCTGCTAAGGCTTTGAGTATTAAGCCTATTATTAGTTCGAGCATAGAGTCAACAATAGGATTAACACAGCTAGCGCGGCTGTCTCAATGGCTGTTACCGGATGAAGTTCCCGGGTTGGATACAGTAGGTTTGTTTGCTGAGCAGCTAGAGGTAAGCTGGCCAGGCTGCGACTTGCCAATTTCTAAATTAGAGCAGCATCAGCTAGTGTGGCAGGTGTAG
- the menB gene encoding 1,4-dihydroxy-2-naphthoyl-CoA synthase: MSKTVGLSEQELYAPVYWNDCANDFEDIQYHKSEDGIARITIARPQIHNAFRPQTVKEMMKALADARYDERVGVIILTGLGEKAFCSGGDQKIRGDYGGYKDDSGTHHLNVLDFQRQIRTCPKPVIASVAGWAVGGGHVLHMMCDLTIAADNAQFGQTGPKVGSFDGGWGAAYMARIVGQKKAREIWFLCRFYDADEALNMGLVNTVVPLEELEKETVRWCRETLQHSPMALRCLKAALNADCDGQAGLQELAGNATMMFYMTEEGQEGRNAFNEKRRPDFEQFPRNP; the protein is encoded by the coding sequence ATGTCAAAAACAGTCGGTCTTTCGGAGCAGGAATTGTACGCGCCAGTATATTGGAATGATTGCGCCAATGACTTTGAGGATATTCAGTACCACAAATCGGAAGATGGTATTGCGCGAATTACCATTGCTCGCCCTCAGATTCATAATGCTTTTCGTCCTCAGACGGTTAAGGAAATGATGAAAGCGCTGGCGGATGCTCGTTATGATGAAAGAGTCGGAGTCATTATACTTACAGGTCTTGGCGAAAAAGCGTTTTGTTCAGGAGGCGATCAGAAAATACGCGGTGATTACGGTGGCTATAAGGATGACTCTGGAACTCATCATTTGAACGTATTGGATTTCCAGCGCCAAATACGAACATGCCCCAAGCCTGTTATTGCGTCCGTCGCGGGTTGGGCTGTTGGAGGTGGTCATGTGCTGCATATGATGTGTGACTTAACCATTGCCGCAGATAATGCGCAATTTGGTCAAACAGGCCCTAAAGTTGGATCCTTCGATGGTGGATGGGGCGCCGCTTACATGGCGAGAATTGTTGGTCAGAAGAAAGCTCGTGAAATATGGTTTTTGTGCCGTTTTTATGATGCGGACGAAGCACTCAACATGGGCCTTGTGAATACGGTTGTTCCTTTGGAGGAGTTGGAGAAAGAAACCGTACGTTGGTGCAGAGAAACACTGCAACATAGTCCAATGGCGCTTCGTTGCCTTAAAGCAGCGCTGAATGCAGATTGCGACGGGCAAGCAGGCCTGCAAGAGTTGGCGGGCAATGCGACAATGATGTTCTACATGACTGAAGAAGGCCAAGAAGGTCGTAATGCATTTAATGAAAAACGTCGACCGGACTTTGAGCAGTTTCCGAGAAATCCATAG
- the menH gene encoding 2-succinyl-6-hydroxy-2,4-cyclohexadiene-1-carboxylate synthase, giving the protein MLASRFYNSDHRRSLPVIVCLHGFLGDSDDWAQCVEFLADYPVLCIDLPGHGRSKNVHCADFKSCCDQISNVLSHQVPEQAPIVLVGYSMGARIVMAGLANEYFSAFNIKLLICESGHFGLDDEEHKKQRLINDKVWANRFSHETIETVLEDWYQQIVFQSLSDAQKTDLVRKRAKNFGSSVASMLLATTLAKQDFLLDILKTSSVSIHCICGDKDKKFKQLNASSGLPYTCIQQVGHNVHIEDPQAFTNIVKSNVRALSLDAT; this is encoded by the coding sequence ATGCTTGCTAGCCGTTTTTATAATAGTGACCACCGCAGATCTTTGCCCGTTATTGTTTGCCTGCATGGATTTCTTGGCGACAGTGATGATTGGGCCCAATGTGTTGAGTTTCTTGCTGACTACCCAGTTTTATGCATCGATCTTCCCGGGCATGGCCGAAGCAAAAACGTACATTGCGCCGATTTTAAATCTTGCTGCGATCAAATATCTAATGTTCTGTCTCACCAAGTTCCTGAACAAGCGCCCATAGTTTTAGTGGGCTACTCAATGGGGGCTCGAATCGTGATGGCAGGGCTCGCTAACGAATATTTCTCCGCCTTTAACATTAAACTGCTGATTTGTGAGTCCGGCCATTTCGGTCTTGATGATGAAGAACATAAAAAGCAGCGCCTAATTAATGACAAAGTCTGGGCTAACCGTTTTAGCCACGAAACCATAGAAACTGTCCTTGAAGACTGGTATCAACAGATTGTTTTTCAATCTTTGAGTGATGCACAGAAAACAGATTTAGTCAGAAAAAGAGCGAAAAACTTTGGTTCATCAGTCGCTTCTATGTTGTTAGCGACCACATTAGCGAAACAAGATTTTCTGCTTGATATTCTCAAAACTTCTAGCGTTTCCATACACTGCATATGCGGTGATAAAGACAAGAAATTCAAACAACTGAATGCAAGTAGTGGCTTGCCGTACACTTGTATTCAACAAGTCGGTCACAATGTTCATATTGAGGATCCGCAAGCCTTTACTAATATTGTTAAATCTAATGTTAGAGCCCTATCATTAGATGCTACCTAA
- the menD gene encoding 2-succinyl-5-enolpyruvyl-6-hydroxy-3-cyclohexene-1-carboxylic-acid synthase, which produces MKDRAQSAMNRIWSQVLLEELTRLDVEEVCVAPGSRSTPLVIEACDNPRLTLHTHFDERGLAFMALGLAKASKRAVAIIVTSGTAVANLLPAIVEANLTGEKLVVITADRPVELINCGANQAINQTSIFSSHARHAINLPSPSESVPLSWLLTSVDQLMYKQETDGGVIHINCPFPEPLYESSPKSVHQTYMDSVDIWWKSGHPFSCKSVSHSSLFAQNLGLFEKKGVILVGDVSLEEAKLAKKLAEIIGWPCLCDPQSGVSSSQAHYDVWLRGAKYKKLISRADIILQFGARFVSKRLIQWVEIQVKEKQAQYHYVSLQAERNNPSHVAQIHHVSEICSWIDSYLSALGHSPAIESWCKELDICCLKVRSLIDNYVLPDEAPTEIGLATTLENLPAYTQVVLGNSLFVRLVDMFGVIPNTRVYSNRGASGIDGLVATTAGIVCSTNRPSILYLGDTSALHDLNSLALFTDTKTPVVLVVINNDGGAIFDLLPVSKAHKRQLYQMPHGYQFEYAAKQFGLKYQQPNSLADYNCVVKQHLTNGEGTLMVEVITPPEQASKQLKELVGYFDAC; this is translated from the coding sequence ATGAAGGATAGAGCGCAATCTGCTATGAATCGAATTTGGAGCCAAGTTCTGCTTGAAGAGCTTACTCGCCTTGATGTTGAGGAAGTATGTGTTGCGCCAGGTTCAAGGTCTACCCCTCTTGTTATAGAAGCTTGTGATAATCCGAGACTGACCCTGCATACTCACTTTGATGAGCGTGGCTTGGCATTTATGGCCCTCGGGCTTGCTAAAGCCAGCAAAAGAGCGGTTGCCATTATTGTTACCTCTGGAACAGCTGTAGCGAATTTGTTGCCGGCGATTGTAGAAGCAAATCTAACCGGTGAGAAATTAGTTGTGATTACCGCAGATAGGCCGGTTGAGCTTATCAATTGTGGGGCGAATCAGGCAATAAATCAAACCAGTATATTCTCATCTCATGCTAGGCACGCAATCAATCTTCCCAGTCCTAGCGAGTCTGTGCCGCTTAGTTGGCTTTTGACTTCTGTAGATCAACTGATGTACAAGCAAGAAACAGACGGTGGCGTCATTCACATAAACTGTCCATTCCCTGAACCACTGTATGAATCATCACCAAAGAGTGTTCATCAGACCTACATGGACAGTGTTGATATATGGTGGAAATCAGGTCATCCATTCAGTTGTAAGTCAGTATCTCATTCGAGCTTATTTGCTCAAAACTTAGGGCTTTTTGAAAAAAAAGGTGTGATTTTAGTAGGTGATGTCTCTTTGGAGGAAGCGAAACTAGCGAAGAAGCTTGCGGAAATCATAGGTTGGCCCTGTTTATGCGATCCTCAATCTGGAGTGTCGAGCTCTCAAGCACATTACGATGTTTGGTTACGTGGTGCTAAATACAAAAAGCTGATTAGCCGAGCCGACATTATTCTCCAATTTGGCGCCCGTTTTGTTTCAAAAAGGCTTATCCAGTGGGTCGAGATCCAAGTTAAAGAAAAACAAGCTCAATATCATTACGTTTCTCTGCAAGCTGAGCGTAATAACCCTAGCCATGTGGCTCAAATTCATCACGTATCTGAGATTTGTTCATGGATTGATAGCTATCTGTCCGCGCTAGGGCATAGTCCCGCCATAGAGTCATGGTGTAAAGAGCTTGATATTTGCTGCCTAAAAGTTCGTAGCCTGATTGATAATTATGTATTACCAGACGAAGCTCCGACTGAAATAGGTCTAGCTACCACATTGGAAAACCTGCCAGCCTATACGCAAGTCGTACTAGGGAACAGCTTATTTGTTCGTCTGGTTGATATGTTCGGCGTTATCCCTAACACGAGAGTTTATAGTAACAGAGGCGCATCAGGTATCGACGGATTAGTGGCTACCACTGCAGGGATAGTGTGTTCGACAAATAGGCCAAGTATCCTCTATCTCGGTGATACTTCTGCTCTACATGATCTTAATTCTTTGGCTTTGTTTACTGATACAAAAACGCCTGTTGTATTGGTTGTCATCAATAATGATGGTGGAGCCATTTTTGACTTGCTTCCTGTCTCTAAAGCACATAAACGCCAGCTCTATCAGATGCCACATGGGTATCAGTTTGAATATGCGGCAAAGCAGTTTGGACTCAAGTATCAGCAACCTAACAGCCTTGCAGACTACAACTGCGTTGTTAAACAGCATTTAACCAACGGGGAAGGTACTCTAATGGTTGAGGTGATAACACCTCCAGAACAAGCATCAAAGCAGTTAAAAGAGTTAGTAGGGTATTTCGATGCTTGCTAG
- a CDS encoding isochorismate synthase codes for MSLFRQAIRHLIESVKTAKSDQKRLVYRFQGAPNIDSIDWADAQSLYPKFYWQSRDAHQETVALGQLTVFSGSIDVDSLAKDQRVWGGSPFNKPYVSDCIPTPHFFVLPLIELIREGKRWSIAVNLNQDRQDILDQLKKVVTELPPIPPLSINVSKLTHCPDRAGWCELVNRVLTGIDSQAFKKVVLARKTTLKINGVASAAQLLKSSRANNYNSFHFMFSMDESCSFVGSSPERLFVKHQQNLSTEALAGTAGRGASASKDMALANWLCMDTKNRHENCHVVDDIVERLIPYTSQIDTDSDTHLIKLRKVQHLKRNIYAHLKPNTSAVELLHALKPTAAVAGLPRKDAMTFIEQYEPFHRGWYAGSLGFIGRHQAEFCVTIRSALVKANEIELFTGAGIVSGSVATDEWDELDKKMSTLLSLFDDSHQLEAVS; via the coding sequence GTGTCCTTGTTTCGACAAGCAATTAGACATCTAATTGAGAGTGTAAAAACAGCAAAGTCCGATCAAAAACGCTTGGTGTACCGCTTTCAAGGGGCGCCGAATATTGACAGCATTGATTGGGCCGACGCTCAGTCCCTTTATCCCAAGTTTTACTGGCAGTCTCGTGATGCCCATCAAGAGACGGTGGCTTTAGGCCAGTTGACGGTCTTTTCTGGTTCTATCGACGTTGACTCATTAGCTAAAGATCAGCGTGTATGGGGAGGTAGCCCCTTCAATAAGCCATATGTTTCTGATTGTATCCCCACACCGCATTTTTTTGTTTTGCCATTGATAGAATTAATCCGAGAGGGTAAGCGGTGGTCTATCGCAGTCAATTTAAATCAAGATAGACAAGATATTCTGGACCAACTGAAAAAAGTGGTCACAGAACTGCCTCCGATACCGCCTTTATCTATCAATGTCAGCAAGCTTACACATTGCCCAGACAGAGCAGGTTGGTGTGAGCTTGTGAACAGAGTTCTGACTGGTATTGATAGTCAAGCATTTAAAAAAGTAGTGCTGGCGCGTAAAACCACTCTAAAAATTAATGGTGTAGCTAGTGCTGCACAGCTGCTTAAATCGAGCCGTGCTAACAATTACAACAGCTTTCACTTTATGTTTTCTATGGATGAATCGTGCAGTTTTGTTGGTTCTAGCCCTGAACGTTTGTTCGTAAAACATCAGCAAAACCTCTCTACAGAGGCTTTAGCAGGAACGGCTGGCCGAGGAGCGAGTGCTTCCAAAGATATGGCTCTAGCGAATTGGTTGTGTATGGATACCAAAAATAGACATGAAAATTGTCATGTTGTCGATGATATTGTTGAACGTCTGATTCCATACACCAGTCAAATTGATACAGATAGTGACACTCATTTAATTAAGCTGCGCAAAGTACAGCATCTTAAACGTAATATTTATGCTCATCTCAAACCCAACACTAGTGCTGTGGAATTATTGCACGCGCTAAAGCCTACTGCTGCTGTTGCCGGTTTGCCTCGCAAAGACGCAATGACGTTTATTGAGCAGTATGAACCTTTCCATCGAGGTTGGTATGCAGGCTCTTTGGGCTTTATCGGCCGTCATCAAGCCGAGTTTTGTGTCACCATCAGAAGTGCACTAGTGAAAGCGAATGAAATTGAGCTTTTTACAGGAGCAGGAATTGTTTCTGGGTCAGTTGCTACTGATGAGTGGGATGAGTTGGACAAAAAGATGTCGACGTTACTTTCTCTGTTTGATGACTCCCATCAACTGGAGGCGGTTTCTTAG